Proteins co-encoded in one Natronorubrum daqingense genomic window:
- a CDS encoding DUF7123 family protein — MTDYSNEEQEILSYLRESATRGEQYFRAKNIAEAIGLSSKQVGSRLPHLAEKADEVDIEKWGRARSTTWRVTIS; from the coding sequence ATGACCGACTACTCCAACGAAGAGCAAGAAATCCTCTCGTACCTCCGGGAGAGTGCGACTCGAGGTGAACAGTACTTCCGGGCGAAGAATATCGCGGAAGCGATTGGGCTGTCATCGAAGCAGGTCGGTTCCCGCCTCCCTCACCTCGCGGAAAAGGCGGACGAGGTCGACATCGAAAAGTGGGGTCGCGCTCGCTCGACAACGTGGAGAGTGACGATTAGTTAA
- a CDS encoding DUF7525 family protein, translating into MATQTESSTDMGVGLAFALSAVAAIGALLMFTGAPDMTAAWGFAAAMLFSALAVVGIHLYWD; encoded by the coding sequence ATGGCCACGCAAACCGAATCTTCGACGGACATGGGTGTTGGACTGGCGTTTGCACTCAGCGCAGTTGCAGCGATTGGTGCGTTGTTGATGTTCACCGGAGCCCCGGACATGACCGCAGCCTGGGGATTCGCCGCAGCGATGCTCTTTAGCGCGCTGGCAGTCGTTGGCATTCACCTCTACTGGGACTAA
- a CDS encoding acyl-CoA carboxylase subunit beta translates to MEDRIAELEELREEARLGGGEDRIEKQHDKGKMTARERIDYFLDEGTFTEFDQLRTHQTSQFGMEEKKVPGDGVVTGYGEVNGQTVFVFAHDFTVFGGSLGEVFAEKVCKVMDMAMEVGAPVIGLNDSAGARIQEGVKSLAGYTEIFRRNQEASGVIPQISATMGPCAGGAVYSPAITDFIFMVKDTSHMYITGPGVTQTVTGEEVTHEELGGAMTHSGKTGVAQFACESEEQALDDIKRLLSYLPQNNVEDPPRVEPWDDPDRRDEELKSIVPPSPQKPYDMVDVIDSVVDEGSFFEVADNFAKELVVGFGRLDGRSVGLVANQPRVNAGTLTVDASMKGSRFVRFCDSFNIPIVTFVDVPGYMPGTDQEHRGIIRHGAKLLYAFAEATVPLLTVITRKAYGGAYCVMASKNLGADVNYAWPTAEIAVMGPQGAVNILYRKELAESDNPEELRDELIEEYREEFANPYTATDKGFLDDVIVPTETRPRLIDDLEMLETKRESNPDKKHGNIPL, encoded by the coding sequence ATGGAAGATCGCATTGCGGAACTCGAGGAGCTACGCGAAGAAGCCCGTCTGGGTGGCGGAGAGGACCGAATCGAGAAACAACACGACAAGGGCAAGATGACCGCCCGCGAGCGGATCGACTACTTCCTCGACGAGGGGACGTTTACGGAGTTCGATCAGCTTCGGACCCACCAGACCAGCCAGTTCGGGATGGAAGAGAAGAAAGTTCCCGGCGACGGTGTGGTGACGGGATACGGCGAAGTCAACGGACAGACGGTGTTCGTCTTCGCTCACGACTTCACCGTCTTCGGCGGCTCGCTCGGCGAGGTGTTCGCCGAGAAGGTCTGTAAGGTCATGGACATGGCGATGGAAGTCGGCGCACCCGTCATCGGGCTCAACGACTCCGCTGGGGCCCGCATCCAGGAGGGTGTCAAGAGCCTCGCTGGCTACACCGAAATCTTCCGCCGAAATCAGGAAGCGAGCGGCGTTATTCCCCAGATTTCCGCGACGATGGGTCCGTGTGCCGGCGGTGCCGTCTACTCCCCGGCGATCACCGACTTCATCTTCATGGTGAAAGACACGAGCCACATGTACATCACCGGGCCCGGCGTCACCCAAACCGTCACCGGTGAGGAGGTCACGCACGAGGAACTCGGCGGCGCGATGACCCACTCCGGGAAGACCGGCGTCGCCCAATTCGCCTGTGAAAGCGAAGAACAGGCCCTCGACGATATCAAGCGGTTGCTCTCGTATCTGCCACAGAACAACGTCGAGGATCCACCTCGCGTCGAACCGTGGGACGACCCGGACCGACGTGACGAGGAGCTGAAATCGATCGTTCCACCCAGCCCACAGAAGCCCTACGACATGGTCGACGTCATCGACAGCGTCGTCGACGAAGGCTCGTTCTTCGAAGTCGCGGACAACTTCGCGAAAGAACTCGTCGTCGGATTCGGTCGACTCGATGGCCGTTCCGTCGGTCTCGTCGCCAACCAGCCTCGAGTGAACGCCGGAACGCTCACCGTCGACGCCTCGATGAAGGGCTCGCGATTCGTTCGCTTCTGTGATTCGTTCAACATTCCGATCGTCACGTTCGTCGACGTGCCCGGCTACATGCCCGGAACCGATCAGGAACATCGGGGCATCATCCGCCACGGTGCGAAACTGCTCTACGCGTTTGCGGAGGCAACCGTCCCACTGCTGACGGTCATTACCCGGAAAGCCTACGGCGGTGCCTACTGCGTCATGGCCTCGAAGAACCTCGGTGCCGACGTTAACTACGCCTGGCCGACCGCCGAAATCGCCGTCATGGGGCCACAGGGTGCGGTCAACATCCTCTATCGCAAGGAACTCGCCGAGTCCGACAACCCCGAGGAACTCAGAGACGAACTCATCGAAGAGTACCGCGAAGAGTTCGCCAATCCGTACACGGCGACGGACAAGGGCTTCCTCGACGACGTCATCGTGCCGACCGAAACCCGTCCGCGCCTGATCGACGACCTCGAGATGCTCGAGACGAAACGCGAGTCGAATCCGGACAAGAAACACGGAAACATCCCGCTGTAA
- a CDS encoding sodium-dependent transporter has protein sequence MAQRETWATRTGFILAAVGSAVGLGNIWRFPFVTGEGGGAAFLVVYLLFIALVGFPAILAEFVVGRRTERNPVGALLEYGGNAWKYVGGIFIVTGFVILSYYSVIAGWFIRYAGEGLRGSYADHIASYDGDPELMFDTLAVGLDAFILHTVFMVLTVGIVALGIRKGIELAVKVMVPAIIVLLLGLAVWAYTLPGAGGGYEYYLSPDFGVIADNWVELLPAAAGQAFFTLSLGMGVMITYASYLGKDRNLAKDGGMIIGFDTGIAFLTGLVVFPIMWAGDLTDPGEGGPGEIFVALTQAFAEISGGQFLGLLFFATVAIAALSSAISLLEVVTSYAIDEYGVERWKAAAGMGGAIYLLGVPVTYDLVFLDLLDLFADAILLVFGALMLSILVGWIAPQMAVDELEKGIGELGSIGTLWIWAIRVPIIIVLVVSLYLGIVDYVDFLTGDFAGWIDENL, from the coding sequence ATGGCTCAACGAGAGACATGGGCAACAAGAACAGGCTTCATTCTCGCCGCGGTGGGGAGCGCGGTAGGGTTAGGAAACATTTGGCGATTCCCGTTCGTAACGGGTGAAGGTGGGGGGGCGGCGTTCCTCGTCGTCTACCTGCTGTTTATCGCACTGGTCGGATTCCCCGCAATTCTGGCCGAGTTCGTCGTCGGTCGGAGAACCGAACGAAATCCGGTCGGCGCATTACTCGAGTACGGTGGAAATGCATGGAAGTATGTCGGCGGAATCTTCATCGTAACCGGATTCGTTATTCTGTCGTACTACAGCGTAATCGCGGGCTGGTTTATTCGCTACGCCGGTGAAGGCTTGCGCGGCAGCTACGCCGACCACATTGCGTCGTACGATGGCGATCCGGAGCTGATGTTCGACACGCTGGCGGTCGGTCTCGACGCCTTCATTTTGCATACGGTGTTCATGGTGTTGACGGTCGGTATCGTCGCATTAGGAATCCGGAAAGGAATCGAACTCGCGGTGAAAGTCATGGTTCCGGCGATCATCGTTCTCCTGCTTGGGTTGGCGGTGTGGGCCTACACGCTACCTGGCGCTGGTGGTGGATACGAGTACTACCTCTCACCTGATTTCGGCGTCATCGCCGACAACTGGGTCGAACTCTTGCCGGCTGCCGCCGGACAGGCATTCTTCACCCTCTCTCTCGGGATGGGTGTGATGATCACGTACGCGTCGTACCTCGGGAAAGATCGAAACCTCGCCAAAGACGGCGGGATGATCATCGGCTTCGACACTGGTATCGCATTCCTCACCGGACTCGTCGTCTTCCCGATCATGTGGGCCGGCGATCTGACCGATCCAGGTGAAGGTGGACCCGGTGAAATTTTCGTCGCATTGACCCAGGCGTTCGCGGAAATTTCCGGCGGACAGTTCCTGGGACTGCTGTTCTTCGCAACGGTCGCAATCGCCGCGCTCTCGAGTGCGATTTCGCTGCTCGAGGTCGTTACGTCCTATGCGATCGACGAGTACGGTGTCGAACGGTGGAAGGCGGCGGCAGGTATGGGTGGGGCCATCTATCTCCTCGGAGTTCCAGTTACCTACGATCTTGTTTTCCTGGACCTGCTCGACTTGTTCGCTGACGCCATCCTGCTCGTGTTCGGTGCACTCATGCTGTCGATCCTGGTTGGGTGGATCGCCCCGCAGATGGCCGTGGACGAACTCGAAAAAGGAATCGGTGAACTCGGATCGATCGGGACGCTTTGGATCTGGGCTATCCGTGTCCCGATCATTATCGTCCTTGTCGTGTCGCTGTACCTCGGTATCGTCGACTACGTCGACTTCCTGACCGGGGACTTCGCGGGCTGGATCGACGAAAACCTGTAG
- a CDS encoding SDR family oxidoreductase, which yields MAPSEFSVDFDERVAIVTGASGALGSAVVERFDDAGATVCAVDVVAPDGEDSHLEITDDVHFYEGDLTDEADVERLVSDIVDDHGRIDHLLNIAGTWRGGDPIEDTDLEEFELLVNVNLQTAFLASKHALPHLQETEGSIVSVSARSSLEGGEGDGPYRITKAGIRLLTETIAEENTGTVRANAVMPSVIDTPMNREMMSDSDHDEWVDPSDIADVMAFLCSDGASVTSGAAVPVYGAA from the coding sequence ATGGCTCCGTCCGAGTTTTCAGTCGACTTCGACGAGCGGGTCGCAATCGTGACGGGTGCGAGCGGTGCACTCGGTAGTGCTGTCGTCGAGCGATTCGATGACGCGGGGGCGACCGTCTGTGCCGTCGATGTCGTCGCCCCCGACGGTGAAGACAGTCACCTCGAGATCACCGACGACGTCCACTTCTACGAGGGCGATCTCACCGACGAAGCCGACGTCGAGCGCCTCGTCTCCGACATCGTCGACGATCACGGCCGGATCGACCACTTGCTCAACATCGCCGGCACCTGGCGCGGTGGCGATCCGATCGAGGACACCGACCTCGAGGAGTTCGAACTGCTCGTGAACGTCAACCTACAGACGGCGTTTCTGGCGTCGAAACACGCATTGCCACATCTCCAGGAGACCGAGGGATCGATCGTCAGCGTCAGTGCGCGTTCGTCGCTCGAGGGTGGCGAAGGGGACGGCCCCTACCGAATTACGAAAGCCGGCATTCGGCTGCTCACCGAAACCATCGCCGAGGAGAACACGGGAACCGTTCGCGCGAATGCCGTGATGCCGAGCGTAATCGACACGCCGATGAACCGCGAGATGATGTCGGACTCGGACCACGACGAGTGGGTCGATCCGTCGGACATCGCCGACGTGATGGCATTTCTCTGTAGCGACGGGGCGTCGGTGACGAGTGGCGCTGCTGTGCCAGTGTACGGAGCGGCCTAA
- a CDS encoding response regulator, with product MTSRTEDVVEILLVEDNPGDVRLTKEALVQLSIETTTHVAIDGDEALQFLSRRNRSDTESLPDIVLLDLNLPRMGGLEVLEALADESLLARIPVVVLTSSDTTEDIVESYELAANAYLTKPTDPTEYTEMVEALAHFWFEQAALPPMSP from the coding sequence ATGACTAGTCGAACCGAGGACGTGGTCGAAATCTTGCTCGTCGAAGACAATCCGGGGGATGTTCGGCTGACGAAGGAAGCGCTGGTCCAGCTTTCGATCGAGACAACGACGCACGTCGCGATCGACGGCGACGAGGCACTCCAGTTCCTCTCGAGACGAAACCGGTCAGACACGGAATCGCTTCCCGATATCGTTCTGTTAGATCTCAATTTGCCTCGAATGGGTGGGCTCGAGGTACTCGAGGCGTTGGCGGACGAGTCGCTACTCGCTCGCATTCCGGTTGTCGTTCTCACGAGTTCCGACACGACGGAAGACATCGTCGAAAGTTACGAACTCGCCGCGAACGCCTACTTGACAAAGCCGACGGATCCGACCGAATACACGGAGATGGTCGAAGCACTCGCTCACTTTTGGTTCGAACAGGCTGCACTCCCCCCGATGAGTCCGTAA
- a CDS encoding glycerophosphodiester phosphodiesterase, translated as MRLIAHRGFAATAPENTIAAIQSAAECADAVEFDVRRCGSGELVVIHDETIDRVTGGVGAVADQSLEELKTQTVLESGERVPTLEELLEALPSRVEVNLEMKELDIAADVLEAIESVDNRVVTTSFLAPELRAIRELDREQPTGLLASRRLETPVTTAIELDCDVIGANYWRCLTTTIVPRAKAVDLEVHAWSLERRTTATLLEFRGVDCVSADRPIRV; from the coding sequence ATGCGTTTGATCGCACATCGAGGATTTGCCGCGACGGCTCCGGAAAATACGATCGCCGCGATTCAATCTGCGGCCGAGTGCGCGGATGCAGTCGAGTTCGACGTTCGTCGGTGTGGGTCGGGAGAACTCGTCGTCATCCACGACGAGACGATCGATCGGGTTACCGGCGGCGTCGGCGCGGTCGCCGACCAGTCACTCGAGGAACTCAAAACCCAGACCGTCCTCGAGTCCGGCGAGCGCGTGCCGACGCTCGAGGAACTCCTCGAGGCGTTGCCCTCGCGCGTCGAAGTCAACCTCGAGATGAAAGAACTCGACATCGCGGCCGACGTCCTCGAGGCGATCGAATCGGTCGACAATCGCGTCGTGACGACCTCGTTTTTGGCACCGGAGCTTCGAGCAATTCGCGAACTCGACCGCGAGCAGCCGACGGGCTTGCTGGCCAGTCGCCGCCTCGAAACCCCTGTCACGACCGCGATCGAACTGGACTGTGACGTCATCGGTGCGAACTACTGGCGGTGTCTCACGACCACCATCGTTCCGCGAGCGAAGGCGGTCGACCTCGAGGTTCACGCGTGGTCGCTCGAGCGCCGGACTACGGCAACACTCCTCGAGTTTCGCGGCGTCGATTGCGTCTCGGCAGACCGCCCGATTCGCGTCTGA
- a CDS encoding secondary thiamine-phosphate synthase enzyme YjbQ: MGIETITIETDARLTTVDVTDQIASVVPDDLESGTVTAFVAHTTAGLLVQENEPRLREDIEDFLRDLVPDEGHAHDRLDGNADSHLRAAMIGPDVTIPVENGDLVLGTWQSILFVECDGPRTRSLTVALTPHAK, from the coding sequence ATGGGTATCGAGACGATCACTATCGAGACCGACGCTCGATTGACGACGGTCGACGTGACCGATCAGATCGCGAGCGTCGTCCCAGACGACCTCGAGTCCGGGACGGTCACGGCGTTCGTCGCGCACACGACGGCCGGACTCCTCGTCCAGGAGAACGAACCGCGATTGCGAGAAGACATCGAAGACTTTCTGCGCGACCTCGTTCCTGACGAGGGCCACGCTCACGACCGACTCGACGGGAACGCAGATTCTCATCTGCGGGCGGCGATGATCGGGCCGGACGTGACGATTCCCGTCGAAAACGGCGACCTCGTTCTCGGCACCTGGCAGTCAATCCTGTTCGTCGAGTGTGACGGCCCGCGGACGCGTTCGCTCACGGTCGCGCTAACGCCTCACGCGAAGTGA
- a CDS encoding HEAT repeat domain-containing protein: MDGEGVGSLDQRQATGSPFDVPAVLAQLDRRDPAEQRVAVETIRETIADEPRACVPTVPKLRALLEQDPLEYHETVAYCLAELAAEFPADVAPSVEELVTFAGEHPTASATGEVLRCLEAVAREQPATVSDYVASIADVIDERPGYDEWGLRLVRHVSHSNPVATTRAVPVLLDALEADPEATGTQILPVFGRLARAGQLAPACESNANDSSFESLLEETTPLLDHDVDALRRNAIGCLADVATHSPTAVTPPSPALVGALDSTDPQTRANAAVVFARVAMETNVIPENARDPLIGALATDHERVRSNACVALGYGRVETASDRLETLAHDDPEPSVRERAEWALERLS; this comes from the coding sequence ATGGATGGGGAAGGGGTCGGATCGCTCGACCAACGACAAGCCACTGGCTCGCCGTTCGACGTGCCGGCCGTTCTCGCACAGCTAGATAGACGCGATCCGGCCGAACAGCGCGTCGCCGTCGAGACAATTCGGGAGACGATTGCGGACGAACCCCGCGCCTGCGTCCCGACGGTCCCGAAACTCAGAGCACTCCTCGAGCAAGACCCACTCGAGTACCACGAGACGGTCGCGTACTGTCTCGCCGAACTCGCAGCGGAGTTCCCAGCAGACGTCGCACCGTCCGTCGAGGAACTCGTTACCTTCGCCGGCGAGCACCCGACCGCGTCCGCGACGGGGGAGGTGCTTCGCTGTCTCGAGGCGGTAGCACGCGAACAGCCAGCGACTGTCTCCGACTACGTGGCATCGATAGCCGACGTGATCGACGAGCGACCCGGATACGACGAGTGGGGGCTCCGTCTGGTACGGCACGTTTCTCACTCGAACCCGGTTGCAACCACACGAGCGGTCCCGGTACTCCTGGATGCCCTCGAGGCGGACCCGGAAGCAACCGGTACGCAGATCCTCCCGGTATTCGGTCGACTCGCACGCGCGGGCCAGCTAGCACCGGCGTGTGAATCGAACGCGAACGACTCGAGTTTCGAGTCGCTTCTCGAGGAGACGACTCCGCTCCTCGACCACGACGTGGATGCGCTCAGACGAAACGCGATCGGCTGTCTGGCTGACGTCGCCACCCACTCTCCGACTGCTGTCACGCCACCCTCACCCGCGCTCGTGGGTGCACTCGACTCGACTGATCCACAGACACGGGCGAACGCGGCCGTCGTCTTCGCTCGCGTCGCGATGGAGACGAACGTCATTCCCGAGAACGCACGCGATCCACTGATCGGCGCACTCGCCACCGATCACGAGCGCGTCCGATCGAACGCGTGCGTCGCACTCGGCTACGGTCGCGTCGAAACTGCGAGTGATCGACTCGAGACATTAGCACACGACGACCCGGAACCGAGTGTCCGCGAACGGGCCGAGTGGGCACTCGAGCGACTCTCCTGA
- a CDS encoding SpoVR family protein, whose amino-acid sequence MSKTNSNADRFRKQAIASDLEEPVSEARNLAEKLGLEPYPVKYWIIDYDEMNELIAYGGFQNRYPHWRWGMQYDRQQKQGQYGGGKAFEIVNNDNPAHAFLQESNTVADQKAVITHVEAHSDFFANNEWFGLFTSGRTDEQVNAAGMLARHARAIDEYMADPDIDRAEVEKWIDHCLSLEDNIDQHQVFVRRLEVDGPADDLEDLDDDLAEKVAELDLSEEIKGEVFDEEWLEKLEAGEESVTFPEEPQKDVLAFVREHGKQYDDEAGRALEMTEWQRDILDMMRAEAYYFAAQKMTKVMNEGWAAYWESTMMTDEGFAGDDEFLNYADHMAKVLSSGGLNPYSLGMELWEYVENRTNRREVLEHLLRIEGISWRNLMDVVDFDEVRAALEPPAALATITPETLEDLADVPDDYVDHEALEAARAGEIDVERYPWKVLTTEGLARRHYSLLKRQHRGFLTRVSQNDVEQIGRYLFDDARYESVEEALADVDFSAGWNRMYDIRESHNDVTFLDEFLTEEFITENNYFTYEHSKATGQYHVASDAADDVKKKLLLQFTNFGKPTIAVYDGNYNNANELLLGHQYNGVMLDLGKARETLKRIFELWGRPVNLQTIVKEVNEHDVEVAKRRNREPEPEERGKLLRYDGEEVTVEDLPWEEVDHLAADDVDYDTKPDEWLA is encoded by the coding sequence ATGAGTAAGACAAACTCCAACGCGGATCGCTTCCGCAAACAGGCGATCGCAAGTGACCTCGAGGAACCGGTTTCGGAAGCCAGAAACTTGGCCGAGAAACTCGGCCTCGAGCCGTATCCGGTCAAGTACTGGATCATCGACTACGACGAGATGAACGAACTCATCGCCTACGGCGGGTTCCAGAATCGGTACCCACACTGGCGCTGGGGAATGCAGTACGACCGCCAGCAAAAGCAAGGCCAGTACGGGGGCGGCAAGGCCTTCGAAATCGTCAACAACGACAACCCGGCCCACGCGTTCCTCCAGGAGTCGAACACAGTTGCGGATCAGAAGGCCGTCATCACCCACGTCGAAGCCCACTCCGATTTCTTCGCGAACAACGAGTGGTTCGGGCTGTTCACCAGCGGCCGGACGGACGAGCAGGTCAACGCCGCGGGGATGTTGGCCCGTCACGCGCGAGCCATCGACGAGTACATGGCCGATCCCGACATCGACCGCGCGGAAGTCGAGAAGTGGATCGACCACTGTCTCTCACTCGAGGACAACATCGACCAACACCAGGTCTTCGTGCGGCGACTCGAGGTGGACGGACCGGCGGACGACCTCGAGGACCTCGACGACGACCTCGCGGAGAAGGTGGCCGAACTCGACCTCTCCGAGGAAATCAAAGGTGAGGTGTTCGACGAGGAGTGGCTCGAGAAACTCGAGGCGGGCGAAGAGTCCGTGACGTTCCCCGAAGAGCCCCAGAAGGACGTGCTCGCGTTCGTGCGCGAACACGGGAAACAGTACGACGACGAGGCGGGTCGCGCCCTCGAGATGACCGAGTGGCAACGCGACATCCTGGATATGATGCGCGCCGAGGCGTACTATTTCGCCGCCCAGAAGATGACGAAGGTGATGAACGAGGGGTGGGCGGCCTACTGGGAGTCGACGATGATGACCGACGAGGGCTTCGCCGGCGACGACGAGTTCCTCAACTACGCCGATCACATGGCGAAGGTGTTGTCCTCGGGCGGGCTCAATCCCTACAGCCTCGGGATGGAACTCTGGGAGTACGTCGAGAACCGAACGAACCGACGCGAGGTGCTCGAGCACCTCCTTCGAATCGAGGGTATCTCGTGGCGAAACCTGATGGACGTCGTCGATTTCGACGAGGTCCGGGCCGCGCTCGAGCCACCCGCTGCGCTCGCGACGATCACGCCGGAGACGCTCGAGGACCTCGCGGACGTGCCGGACGACTACGTCGACCACGAGGCCCTCGAGGCTGCACGGGCGGGCGAAATCGACGTCGAGCGCTATCCCTGGAAGGTGCTCACCACCGAGGGGTTGGCCCGACGCCACTACTCGCTGCTCAAGCGCCAACACCGCGGCTTTCTGACTCGAGTCAGTCAGAACGACGTGGAACAGATCGGCCGCTACCTCTTCGACGACGCCCGCTACGAGTCCGTCGAGGAGGCGCTCGCGGACGTCGACTTCTCGGCCGGCTGGAATCGGATGTACGACATTCGCGAGAGCCACAACGACGTGACGTTCCTCGACGAATTCCTCACGGAGGAGTTCATCACGGAGAACAACTACTTCACGTACGAACACTCGAAGGCGACCGGGCAGTACCACGTCGCGAGCGACGCCGCCGATGACGTCAAGAAGAAGCTCCTGTTGCAGTTCACCAACTTCGGCAAGCCGACCATCGCGGTCTACGACGGCAACTACAACAACGCGAACGAACTGCTCCTCGGCCACCAGTACAACGGCGTGATGCTCGACCTCGGGAAGGCTCGAGAAACCCTCAAGCGGATATTCGAGCTGTGGGGGCGTCCGGTGAACTTGCAGACGATCGTCAAGGAGGTCAACGAACACGACGTCGAAGTGGCGAAACGACGGAACCGAGAGCCGGAACCGGAAGAGCGTGGGAAGTTGCTTCGCTACGACGGCGAGGAGGTAACCGTCGAAGACCTCCCCTGGGAGGAAGTCGATCATCTCGCTGCAGACGACGTCGACTACGATACGAAACCGGACGAGTGGCTCGCGTAG